The Rhipicephalus microplus isolate Deutch F79 unplaced genomic scaffold, USDA_Rmic scaffold_14, whole genome shotgun sequence genome contains a region encoding:
- the LOC142784528 gene encoding uncharacterized protein LOC142784528 isoform X2 has product MTRVLVAGDSMVKYVDQYFPSRRGLSVSVAAHRGIRIEHLLSMIADKLASFDVVIVHVGTNNTVDSVNMCMDKYRQLAQGIIESNPTLHVAFSAILPRGQNRYRQGEKQLCDVCHLNDHYRNVNAALAQLCLERGFTILDSLVDSWPGFLSRDGVHPSRLGNKVLADFLHREACALSTQLERRHIQQSYKESKASAWSPVHCGLTLLSSHQEVG; this is encoded by the exons ATGACGCGTGTGTTAGTAGCGGGCGATTCAATGGTGAAATACGTCGACCAGTATTTCCCATCGCGCCGTGGCTTGTCTGTTAGCGTTGCCGCACACAGAGGAATAAGGATTGAGCACTTGCTCTCAATGATTGCTGACAAGCTGGCCAGTTTTGATGTTGTCATTGTACATGTTGGCACGAACAACACTGTTGACAGTGTCAACATGTGCATGGACAAATATCGCCAGCTCGCTCAGGGAATCATCGAAAGCAATCCCACGTTGCATGTAGCTTTTTCTGCCATTCTTCCTCGGGGGCAGAATCGGTACCGCCAAGGGGAAAAACAGTTGTGTGATGTTTGTCATTTGAATGACCACTACAGGAATGTGAATGCCGCACTCGCACAGCTTTGCCTGGAGAGGGGCTTCACTATCCTGGATAGTCTTGTGGACAGCTGGCCTGGATTCCTGAGCAGGGATGGTGTCCACCCCAGCCGGCTTGGCAACAAGGTGCTGGCAGACTTCCTGCACCGTGAGGCCTGTGCCTTGTCCACCCAACTAGAGAGGAGACACATCCAACAGTCCTACAAGGAGTCCAAGGCATCTGCATGGA gtccagtacattgtggactcaccctgttgtcaagtcatcaggaagttggatga
- the LOC142784528 gene encoding uncharacterized protein LOC142784528 isoform X1 — protein MTRVLVAGDSMVKYVDQYFPSRRGLSVSVAAHRGIRIEHLLSMIADKLASFDVVIVHVGTNNTVDSVNMCMDKYRQLAQGIIESNPTLHVAFSAILPRGQNRYRQGEKQLCDVCHLNDHYRNVNAALAQLCLERGFTILDSLVDSWPGFLSRDGVHPSRLGNKVLADFLHREACALSTQLERRHIQQSYKESKASAWSGWARQEHFSINLEVDFPALGPVHCGLTLLSSHQEVG, from the exons ATGACGCGTGTGTTAGTAGCGGGCGATTCAATGGTGAAATACGTCGACCAGTATTTCCCATCGCGCCGTGGCTTGTCTGTTAGCGTTGCCGCACACAGAGGAATAAGGATTGAGCACTTGCTCTCAATGATTGCTGACAAGCTGGCCAGTTTTGATGTTGTCATTGTACATGTTGGCACGAACAACACTGTTGACAGTGTCAACATGTGCATGGACAAATATCGCCAGCTCGCTCAGGGAATCATCGAAAGCAATCCCACGTTGCATGTAGCTTTTTCTGCCATTCTTCCTCGGGGGCAGAATCGGTACCGCCAAGGGGAAAAACAGTTGTGTGATGTTTGTCATTTGAATGACCACTACAGGAATGTGAATGCCGCACTCGCACAGCTTTGCCTGGAGAGGGGCTTCACTATCCTGGATAGTCTTGTGGACAGCTGGCCTGGATTCCTGAGCAGGGATGGTGTCCACCCCAGCCGGCTTGGCAACAAGGTGCTGGCAGACTTCCTGCACCGTGAGGCCTGTGCCTTGTCCACCCAACTAGAGAGGAGACACATCCAACAGTCCTACAAGGAGTCCAAGGCATCTGCATGGAGTGGGTGGGCTCGGCAGGAGCACTTTTCCATCAACTTGGAAGTCGATTTTCCAGCACTTG gtccagtacattgtggactcaccctgttgtcaagtcatcaggaagttggatga